One genomic window of Mus musculus strain C57BL/6J chromosome 4, GRCm38.p6 C57BL/6J includes the following:
- the Olfr1340 gene encoding olfactory receptor 1340 isoform X1 — protein MWVLRGWRNHSSVTEFILLGFSRNPRTNWILFFLFLFLYLFTVLGNGLIVTLIRIDARLHTPMYFFLSILSLLDLSYATTTVPQMLAHLVSKTKTISYTGCVIQMYIFLTLGITETWIFAAMAYDRYVAICYPLHYGVKMSQTLCIALVVSSALCGLICALVYTVFAMNLPYCGPNEINHFFCEIPAVLKLACADTSLNDQVDFILGFILLLIPLSLILASYVRIFIAILRICSTQGRMKAFSTCASHITVVTMFCVPCMVMYMRPGSEASPEDDKKLALFYNVISAFLNPIIYSLRNKDVKKAFFKLIGRGEDTQ, from the exons atgtgGGTTCT TCGAGGCTGGAGAAATCACAGCTCTGTAACTGAGTTCATCCTCTTGGGCTTCTCCAGAAACCCCAGGACCAATTGgatccttttttttctcttcctcttcctctacttATTTACAGTCCTGGGTAATGGACTCATTGTTACCCTGATTAGAATAGATGCTCGtctccacacacccatgtatttctttctcagcatcctcTCCCTCCTGGATCTGAGTTATGCCACCACGACCGTGCCCCAGATGTTGGCTCATCTAGTAAGCAAGACTAAGACTATCTCTTACACTGGGTGTGTGATTCAGATGTATATTTTCTTGACACTAGGCATCACTGAGACCTGGATTTTTGCAGCTATGGCCTATGACAGATATGTTGCTATATGTTATCCACTCCACTATGGAGTCAAGATGAGCCAAACCCTATGCATAGCCCTGGTGGtcagctctgccctttgtggCCTCATCTGTGCCCTTGTCTACACAGTCTTTGCAATGAATCTTCCTTACTGTGGCCCCAATGAGATCAACCACTTCTTTTGTGAAATCCCTGCTGTCTTGAAGTTGGCCTGTGCAGACACATCCCTCAAtgaccaagtagacttcatcctgGGCTTCATCTTGCTTCTGATCCCATTATCCCTCATTTTGGCCTCATATGTTCGGATCTTCATAGCCATTCTAAGGATCTGCTCTACCCAAGGACGGATGAAGGCCTTCTCCACCTGTGCTTCACACATCACTGTGGTCACCATGTTCTGTGTTCCATGCATGGTCATGTACATGAGACCTGGCTCTGAAGCCTCCCCAGAAGATGATAAGAAGCTGGCCTTGTTCTATAATGTCATTTCTGCCTTCCTTAACCCCATTATTTACAGTCTCCGGAACAAGGATGTGAAGAAGGCTTTCTTCAAGTTAATTGGAAGGGGTGAGGACACCCAGTAG
- the Olfr1340 gene encoding olfactory receptor 1340 has protein sequence MHSRGWRNHSSVTEFILLGFSRNPRTNWILFFLFLFLYLFTVLGNGLIVTLIRIDARLHTPMYFFLSILSLLDLSYATTTVPQMLAHLVSKTKTISYTGCVIQMYIFLTLGITETWIFAAMAYDRYVAICYPLHYGVKMSQTLCIALVVSSALCGLICALVYTVFAMNLPYCGPNEINHFFCEIPAVLKLACADTSLNDQVDFILGFILLLIPLSLILASYVRIFIAILRICSTQGRMKAFSTCASHITVVTMFCVPCMVMYMRPGSEASPEDDKKLALFYNVISAFLNPIIYSLRNKDVKKAFFKLIGRGEDTQ, from the coding sequence ATGCACAGTCGAGGCTGGAGAAATCACAGCTCTGTAACTGAGTTCATCCTCTTGGGCTTCTCCAGAAACCCCAGGACCAATTGgatccttttttttctcttcctcttcctctacttATTTACAGTCCTGGGTAATGGACTCATTGTTACCCTGATTAGAATAGATGCTCGtctccacacacccatgtatttctttctcagcatcctcTCCCTCCTGGATCTGAGTTATGCCACCACGACCGTGCCCCAGATGTTGGCTCATCTAGTAAGCAAGACTAAGACTATCTCTTACACTGGGTGTGTGATTCAGATGTATATTTTCTTGACACTAGGCATCACTGAGACCTGGATTTTTGCAGCTATGGCCTATGACAGATATGTTGCTATATGTTATCCACTCCACTATGGAGTCAAGATGAGCCAAACCCTATGCATAGCCCTGGTGGtcagctctgccctttgtggCCTCATCTGTGCCCTTGTCTACACAGTCTTTGCAATGAATCTTCCTTACTGTGGCCCCAATGAGATCAACCACTTCTTTTGTGAAATCCCTGCTGTCTTGAAGTTGGCCTGTGCAGACACATCCCTCAAtgaccaagtagacttcatcctgGGCTTCATCTTGCTTCTGATCCCATTATCCCTCATTTTGGCCTCATATGTTCGGATCTTCATAGCCATTCTAAGGATCTGCTCTACCCAAGGACGGATGAAGGCCTTCTCCACCTGTGCTTCACACATCACTGTGGTCACCATGTTCTGTGTTCCATGCATGGTCATGTACATGAGACCTGGCTCTGAAGCCTCCCCAGAAGATGATAAGAAGCTGGCCTTGTTCTATAATGTCATTTCTGCCTTCCTTAACCCCATTATTTACAGTCTCCGGAACAAGGATGTGAAGAAGGCTTTCTTCAAGTTAATTGGAAGGGGTGAGGACACCCAGTAG
- the Olfr1339 gene encoding olfactory receptor 1339 — MQGSSYENHSSVSEFILLGFSSNFQLNIILFNVFFFLYLSTLVGNGLIVTLIHLDSRLHTPMYFFLSVLSMLDMSYVTTTVPQMLVHLLCQKKTISYSGCVAQMYIFLVLGITEGWLFSVMAYDRYVAICHPLRYKVIMRPWLCGAMVVFCGLWGVSCSLIYTVFTMRLPYCGPNEINHFFCEVPAVLKLACADTSLNDRIDFILGFILLLVPLSFILASYVCIFATILRIRSAQGRLKAFSTCASHITVVTMFCGPAMFMYMNPGANASPERDKKLALFYNVISAFLNPIIYSLRNKDVKRAFLKVTGWGGATE; from the coding sequence ATGCAAGGCTCCTCCTATGAGAATCACAGCTCCGTGTCTGAGTTCATCCTTCTGGGTTTCTCCAGTAATTTCCAACTTAATATAATCCTCTTCaatgtcttcttcttcctctacctctctACGCTTGTGGGCAATGGGCTCATTGTCACCTTGATCCACCTGGACTCCCGTCTCCATacacccatgtacttcttcctcagtGTCCTTTCCATGCTGGATATGAGCTATGTCACCACCACAGTGCCTCAGATGTTAGTGCATCTCCTCTGCCAGAAGAAAACTATCTCCTATTCTGGGTGTGTGGCCCAGATGTACATCTTTCTGGTGTTAGGCATCACTGAGGGCTGGTTGTTCTCTGTCATGGCCTATGATAGATATGTAGCCATTTGCCACCCACTCAGATATAAGGTTATCATGAGGCCTTGGCTGTGCGGGGCAATGGTAGTCTTTTGTGGACTATGGGGTGTCAGCTGTTCTCTGATCTACACTGTTTTCACTATGAGGCTGCCCTACTGTGGCCCCAATGAGATCAATCACTTCTTCTGTGAGGTCCCTGCTGTTCTGAAGCTTGCCTGTGCAGACACATCCCTCAATGACCGGATAGACTTTATCCTAGGCTTTATCCTTCTCCTGGTACCTCTTTCCTTCATCCTGGCCTCTTACGTCTGCATCTTTGCCACCATTCTGAGAATCCGCTCAGCCCAAGGTCGACTGAAGGCCTTTTCCACCTGTGCCTCTCACATCACTGTGGTCACCATGTTCTGTGGACCTGCCATGTTTATGTACATGAACCCTGGGGCCAACGCCTCCCCAGAGAGGGACAAGAAACTGGCTCTGTTCTACAATGTCATCTCTGCTTTCCTCAACCCTATAATCTACAGCCTCAGAAACAAAGATGTGAAGAGGGCTTTCCTCAAAGTAACAGGCTGGGGAGGAGCCACTGAGTGA